In Halorientalis sp. LT38, a genomic segment contains:
- the cofH gene encoding 7,8-didemethyl-8-hydroxy-5-deazariboflavin synthase subunit CofH, translating to MSDAVTPSVNVPRGEFDFEHRPETDQSFENALAKARAGDRLSVADGIELLTTGTDRSGIDRERKERVLEAADRRRAEVVGEEVTFVANLNNNVTTACNTGCLFCNFKDRSEQFRASHQDDHDGFTKTPAESREIVRDAAERGVYEVTSVSGLHPAFALDAEHREILEASDREDLNYRPPGEYEKDPATYVEQIEAMSVDGVHVHSMTPEEAYHARRGTDWSYEEVFRRLQAAGLDSVPGTAAEILVDEVRNVICPGKIDTGEWLEAMEAAAEVGLDTTATIMYGHVENEAHRVLHLDRIRELQDRTDAVTEFVPLSFVHEETPLAERGMVENGATTHEDELLIAVSRLYLDNVDHIQSSWVKYGDAQGLKMLTCGADDFMGTILSEEITKRAGGDYGEFRSVREYADMIAAIGRIPVERSTDYRQRRRVDPGADTLGPRLGPKADGTPILTDR from the coding sequence ATGTCTGACGCGGTCACGCCGTCGGTCAACGTCCCCCGGGGCGAGTTCGACTTCGAGCACCGTCCCGAGACCGACCAGTCGTTCGAGAACGCGCTCGCGAAGGCCCGCGCGGGCGATCGGCTCTCGGTCGCGGACGGGATCGAGCTGCTCACGACGGGGACCGACCGATCGGGGATCGACCGCGAGCGCAAGGAGCGCGTCCTCGAGGCCGCCGATCGCCGCCGCGCCGAGGTGGTCGGCGAGGAGGTCACCTTCGTCGCCAACCTCAACAACAACGTCACCACCGCCTGCAACACCGGTTGCCTGTTCTGTAACTTCAAGGACCGCTCCGAGCAGTTCCGCGCGTCCCACCAGGACGACCACGACGGGTTCACCAAGACGCCCGCCGAGTCCCGCGAGATCGTCCGCGACGCCGCCGAGCGCGGGGTCTACGAGGTGACCTCGGTGTCCGGCCTCCACCCGGCCTTCGCCCTCGACGCCGAACACCGCGAGATCCTCGAGGCCAGCGACCGCGAGGACCTGAACTACCGCCCGCCCGGGGAGTACGAGAAAGACCCCGCGACCTACGTCGAGCAGATCGAGGCCATGAGCGTCGACGGCGTCCACGTCCACTCGATGACGCCGGAGGAAGCCTACCACGCCCGCCGCGGCACCGACTGGTCCTACGAGGAGGTGTTCCGCCGGCTGCAGGCGGCTGGACTCGACTCGGTTCCCGGGACGGCCGCCGAGATCCTCGTCGACGAGGTCCGAAACGTCATCTGCCCCGGCAAGATCGACACCGGCGAGTGGCTCGAGGCGATGGAGGCCGCCGCCGAGGTGGGCCTCGACACGACGGCGACGATCATGTACGGCCACGTCGAGAACGAGGCCCACAGGGTGCTACACCTCGACCGGATCCGGGAGCTACAGGACCGCACCGACGCCGTCACGGAGTTCGTGCCCCTCTCCTTCGTCCACGAGGAGACGCCGCTGGCCGAGCGCGGGATGGTGGAGAACGGCGCGACCACCCACGAGGACGAACTGCTGATCGCCGTCTCCCGGCTCTACCTCGACAACGTCGACCATATTCAGTCTTCCTGGGTGAAATACGGCGACGCCCAGGGGCTGAAGATGCTCACCTGCGGCGCCGACGACTTCATGGGGACGATCCTCTCCGAGGAGATCACCAAACGCGCCGGCGGCGACTACGGCGAGTTCCGCTCGGTCCGGGAGTACGCCGACATGATCGCCGCCATCGGCCGGATCCCCGTCGAGCGCTCGACCGATTACCGACAGCGCCGCCGGGTGGACCCGGGCGCCGACACGCTCGGCCCGCGCCTCGGGCCGAAGGCCGACGGCACGCCGATCCTGACCGATCGCTGA
- a CDS encoding helix-turn-helix domain-containing protein, producing the protein MRHVTIRLSIDPDRCHPFIGETFRDPAVSVEALHRSDALDDGSVVLLVECHGDRDRFESIVAAAESVRECSLTGERTWHAYLSFEPTDYTRSLLATDRSSDIFVKRPIRVIDGPAMEVTYVGHESGFRERLEELPDGVDVEVVGTGSSYPDAAHLLDGLTARQREIFAVAVEQGYYADPRRATHQELADELGCSSATVGEHLRKIEATVLGDLHELDTYADPDAEVGARNPSR; encoded by the coding sequence ATGCGACACGTGACGATTCGGCTCTCGATCGACCCGGATCGGTGCCACCCGTTCATCGGGGAGACGTTTCGCGACCCGGCGGTGAGCGTCGAGGCGCTCCACCGCTCCGACGCCCTGGACGACGGGTCGGTCGTCCTGCTCGTCGAGTGCCACGGTGACCGCGACCGGTTCGAGTCCATCGTCGCAGCCGCGGAGTCGGTCCGTGAGTGCAGTCTCACCGGCGAGCGAACCTGGCACGCCTACCTCTCTTTCGAACCCACGGACTACACCCGGTCGCTGCTCGCCACCGACCGCTCCTCCGACATCTTCGTCAAGCGGCCGATCAGGGTCATCGACGGCCCCGCGATGGAGGTGACCTACGTCGGCCACGAGAGCGGCTTCCGCGAGCGACTCGAGGAGCTCCCCGATGGCGTCGACGTCGAGGTCGTCGGCACGGGGAGCTCCTACCCCGACGCCGCCCACCTGCTCGACGGCCTGACGGCGCGCCAGCGCGAGATCTTCGCGGTCGCCGTCGAACAGGGGTACTACGCCGACCCGCGCCGGGCCACCCATCAGGAACTGGCTGACGAACTCGGCTGTTCCTCGGCCACTGTCGGCGAGCACCTCCGGAAGATCGAGGCGACCGTGCTCGGCGACCTCCACGAACTGGACACCTACGCCGACCCGGACGCCGAGGTCGGGGCCCGGAACCCCTCCCGGTGA